One Stenotrophomonas oahuensis genomic region harbors:
- a CDS encoding lysis system i-spanin subunit Rz, producing the protein MIRALAIALVLLLGVIAWQRGSVWKAQASATSAAAGQKSAEDELSAAQSEIGQLTTVVAKERADAKAANALAARYEKEKTNAQTESDRLVAELRAGNSRLHVRWQAAVHTAALSQAVASASQSDGRVDDRYESAGRIIGAADQCDAQVRALQAYARQCGGEP; encoded by the coding sequence ATGATCCGCGCCCTTGCCATCGCCCTGGTCCTGCTGCTCGGCGTCATCGCCTGGCAGCGCGGCAGCGTCTGGAAGGCGCAGGCAAGCGCCACATCCGCTGCTGCCGGCCAGAAGTCGGCCGAGGACGAGCTGTCAGCAGCGCAGTCCGAGATCGGCCAGCTCACCACCGTGGTCGCGAAGGAGCGGGCCGACGCCAAGGCCGCCAACGCGCTGGCCGCCCGCTACGAGAAGGAGAAGACGAATGCCCAGACCGAATCCGACCGCCTGGTCGCTGAGTTGCGTGCTGGCAATAGCCGGCTGCACGTCCGCTGGCAGGCCGCCGTCCACACCGCCGCACTGTCCCAGGCCGTCGCCAGCGCCAGCCAGTCTGATGGTCGAGTCGACGACCGGTACGAAAGTGCGGGCCGAATTATTGGAGCCGCCGATCAGTGTGACGCCCAGGTAAGGGCGCTGCAGGCCTACGCCCGCCAGTGCGGAGGTGAGCCGTGA
- a CDS encoding phage portal protein, translating into MAGGSHAGGERRSACSLGERRFRRYDLMSSALTAKTRLAAALGADRAFATARAQLAPVLARAHEVTRPSRNRKLARDWGSGNAIAGMDARQLRDQARHLERDLDLADNALNVLVQNTVGSGIDVLSAPRLPGQAINRELALQLDELWDEWWDAPEVTGTHDYGMCQQLLARSWFRDGDAFYQDLIGPVQYLEHGTGVPYSIEMLEADLVPLDFNDPARNISQGVECNGWGKPIAYHVFKRHPGDPTGSRTETKRVSAEFMHRIALVKRLHQVRGLSVFASAMSRFEDVKDYEESERIAAKVAASMTFQIKKGSGEAYSGDLGGNALIQDGVPVRELRLAPGAIYDDLLPGESIESLGTDRPNPNAATWRKEQLRAAAGGIGVSYSSLSLDYNGTYSAQRQELVEKWGSYLMLAERFIALSVRPQRVRFVQACVLAGRVKLPRGWTLRNLAASTYVRPVMPWIDPLKEAYARGEAEDRGWVSPQQNTLQYGNNPVEVLRQREDWQEQNRDLMPPASTTSAEARARVVASLQHDLSRSE; encoded by the coding sequence GTGGCAGGCGGCAGTCACGCGGGCGGCGAGCGGCGGTCGGCGTGCTCGCTGGGCGAACGCCGATTTCGGCGGTACGACCTGATGTCGTCCGCACTTACCGCGAAGACGCGATTGGCGGCTGCACTAGGTGCCGACCGCGCATTCGCAACTGCACGTGCACAGCTCGCGCCTGTTCTGGCGCGTGCACATGAGGTCACCCGCCCGTCGCGCAATCGCAAGCTTGCTCGCGACTGGGGCAGCGGTAATGCCATCGCGGGCATGGATGCTCGCCAGCTGCGCGACCAGGCACGTCACCTTGAGCGCGATCTGGATCTGGCCGATAACGCCTTGAATGTGTTGGTGCAGAACACTGTCGGCTCCGGTATCGACGTCTTGTCCGCGCCTCGCCTGCCAGGTCAAGCCATCAATCGCGAGCTTGCTCTGCAGCTGGATGAGCTTTGGGACGAATGGTGGGATGCCCCTGAAGTCACGGGTACTCACGACTACGGCATGTGCCAGCAGCTGCTGGCGCGTAGCTGGTTCCGCGACGGAGACGCCTTCTACCAGGACTTGATCGGTCCGGTGCAGTATCTGGAGCACGGCACTGGCGTGCCGTACAGCATTGAGATGCTGGAGGCTGATCTTGTCCCGTTGGACTTCAACGATCCGGCGCGGAACATCAGCCAGGGGGTCGAATGTAATGGATGGGGCAAGCCGATTGCCTACCACGTATTTAAGCGGCATCCGGGCGACCCGACTGGGAGTCGCACCGAGACAAAGCGTGTTTCAGCCGAGTTCATGCACCGAATTGCCCTGGTCAAACGACTGCACCAGGTGCGAGGGTTGAGCGTCTTCGCCAGCGCGATGTCGCGCTTTGAGGACGTGAAGGACTACGAAGAGTCCGAGCGCATCGCGGCCAAGGTCGCCGCCTCCATGACCTTCCAGATCAAGAAGGGATCGGGTGAGGCCTACTCCGGTGACTTGGGTGGAAACGCCCTGATTCAGGACGGAGTTCCGGTGCGCGAGCTGCGCTTGGCTCCCGGTGCAATTTATGATGACCTGCTGCCCGGGGAGTCGATTGAGAGTCTTGGGACCGACCGGCCGAACCCCAATGCCGCGACGTGGCGAAAGGAGCAGCTGCGGGCCGCCGCCGGCGGCATTGGCGTCAGCTACTCCAGCCTTTCGCTGGACTACAACGGCACCTACTCGGCGCAGCGCCAGGAGCTGGTGGAGAAATGGGGCAGCTACTTGATGCTAGCTGAGCGCTTCATCGCGCTCAGTGTGCGTCCCCAGCGCGTGCGCTTCGTCCAGGCCTGCGTTCTGGCCGGCCGTGTGAAGCTGCCTCGCGGCTGGACGTTGCGCAACCTGGCAGCATCAACCTACGTGCGACCGGTCATGCCGTGGATCGACCCACTGAAGGAAGCCTACGCCCGAGGCGAGGCAGAAGATCGCGGTTGGGTCTCGCCGCAGCAGAACACCCTGCAGTACGGGAACAATCCCGTAGAGGTCCTGCGCCAGCGCGAAGACTGGCAGGAGCAGAACCGCGACCTGATGCCGCCGGCATCCACCACCAGCGCTGAAGCCCGTGCCCGAGTAGTGGCCTCGCTGCAGCACGATCTTTCCAGGAGCGAATAA
- a CDS encoding ClpP-like prohead protease/major capsid protein fusion protein: MIYGAIGGFLFEESVSASELVEQIGQITASTIHVRLNSVGGVVADGLAIHNALKSHAARKIVTVEGQAASIASLILQAGDERRVYASSLVMVHAPRTMAAGSATAFRQNADALDAHATAMLEAYAARSGRREEMERLLTDDVDHWYSGPQAVDAGLADVVIDADGGASARLAGASAVAISGYLQSIDGAASPVVAQLRHHIAASLSPTVFASLSEVSQSAVIGHIEDPTMNQQYRHILANAGRSTPAPAGVTTTTPPVAPVAVSPAPVGAAADPVQAAMAALRERNTQIQAMATPHLGNAQVREYVEGVMAQADTNVTADAVGRHILALLATSAGPLNGGAQITAGTDQRDLTRAAMSNAIQARAGLVQAADGNPYRGMTMSEIARACVEATGARATGMDRMQIVGMAFTHSTSDFPALLGDAARSAVLKGYEEAEENFDQFTRAVSVPDFKPTNLVGLGAFSDLDVVPEGGKYKQGTFSEQSQAMKIVTYGKLFTITRQAIINDDLGIFSDVPRKLGQAARRTLAKAVFDLINGNPVLADGKTLFHADHNNLLQAALISTASVGAMQAKMRRQKDKDDNLIQVPMKGLLTPVALGERARAVRTAEYAVGSGKERDPNTVRNTFEVWDHGRLDEKSAEAWYGIANPAYVDGIVVGYLEGNQTPYLEQQQGFDMDGVAWKVRLDAAPAIADYRGIYKNPGKPEPVEA; this comes from the coding sequence ATGATCTACGGCGCTATCGGCGGATTCCTGTTCGAGGAATCGGTATCGGCCAGTGAGCTTGTGGAACAGATCGGGCAGATCACCGCGTCCACCATTCACGTCAGGCTGAACAGCGTGGGTGGTGTGGTCGCCGATGGGCTGGCTATCCACAATGCGTTGAAGTCTCATGCGGCCCGAAAAATCGTGACCGTAGAAGGCCAGGCCGCTTCCATCGCGTCTCTGATCTTGCAGGCGGGCGATGAGCGCCGGGTGTATGCCAGCTCCCTGGTTATGGTTCATGCGCCCCGCACCATGGCCGCAGGAAGTGCCACCGCCTTCCGCCAGAACGCTGATGCGCTCGATGCTCACGCCACCGCGATGTTGGAGGCGTACGCAGCCCGTTCCGGCCGGCGCGAAGAGATGGAGCGCCTGCTCACCGACGATGTGGATCACTGGTACTCCGGCCCGCAAGCGGTCGATGCCGGATTGGCCGATGTGGTGATCGATGCCGACGGCGGGGCCAGCGCTCGCCTCGCCGGTGCATCGGCGGTGGCCATCAGTGGCTACCTCCAGTCCATCGACGGCGCGGCATCGCCGGTCGTCGCCCAGCTGCGCCACCACATCGCCGCGTCCCTTTCTCCCACCGTATTCGCCTCTCTTTCTGAGGTCAGCCAGTCGGCCGTGATCGGCCATATCGAGGATCCCACCATGAACCAGCAGTACCGCCACATCCTCGCCAATGCCGGCCGCTCGACTCCGGCACCGGCAGGCGTCACCACCACCACGCCGCCGGTCGCCCCCGTTGCGGTGAGCCCGGCACCGGTAGGTGCCGCTGCCGACCCTGTGCAGGCTGCAATGGCCGCGCTGCGTGAGCGGAATACTCAGATCCAGGCGATGGCGACCCCGCACTTGGGCAACGCCCAGGTGCGCGAGTACGTCGAGGGGGTGATGGCGCAGGCCGACACCAACGTGACCGCCGACGCAGTGGGTCGCCACATCCTGGCGCTGCTGGCCACCAGCGCTGGTCCGCTCAACGGTGGCGCGCAGATCACCGCCGGCACTGATCAGCGCGATCTGACCCGCGCTGCCATGTCCAATGCCATTCAGGCCCGCGCTGGCCTGGTGCAGGCCGCTGACGGCAACCCCTACCGTGGCATGACGATGAGCGAGATTGCTCGCGCCTGTGTCGAGGCCACGGGTGCCCGTGCTACCGGCATGGATCGGATGCAGATCGTAGGGATGGCGTTCACGCACAGTACCTCGGATTTCCCGGCGCTGCTGGGCGATGCTGCGCGCAGCGCGGTTCTGAAGGGCTACGAAGAGGCAGAGGAGAACTTCGACCAATTCACCCGCGCTGTGAGCGTCCCTGACTTCAAGCCCACCAACCTGGTCGGGCTGGGCGCGTTCTCGGATCTGGACGTCGTGCCGGAGGGTGGTAAGTACAAGCAGGGCACCTTCAGCGAGCAGTCGCAGGCGATGAAGATCGTCACCTACGGCAAGCTGTTCACCATCACCCGTCAGGCGATCATCAACGATGACCTGGGCATCTTCAGTGATGTGCCGCGCAAGCTGGGTCAGGCCGCCCGCCGCACGCTCGCCAAGGCCGTTTTCGATTTGATCAACGGCAATCCCGTCCTGGCTGACGGCAAGACGCTGTTCCACGCGGACCACAACAACCTCCTGCAGGCCGCATTGATCAGCACCGCCAGCGTTGGTGCGATGCAGGCGAAGATGCGTCGCCAGAAGGATAAGGACGACAACCTCATCCAGGTGCCGATGAAGGGTCTGCTTACTCCGGTGGCTCTGGGCGAGCGTGCGCGTGCAGTCCGCACCGCCGAGTACGCCGTTGGCAGTGGCAAGGAGAGGGACCCGAACACCGTGCGCAACACGTTCGAGGTGTGGGACCACGGTCGCCTCGATGAGAAGAGCGCCGAGGCGTGGTATGGCATCGCCAATCCGGCATACGTCGACGGCATCGTGGTGGGCTACCTCGAAGGCAATCAGACGCCGTACCTCGAACAGCAGCAGGGCTTCGACATGGATGGCGTTGCATGGAAGGTTCGTCTCGACGCCGCTCCTGCCATTGCCGATTACCGGGGCATCTACAAGAACCCGGGTAAGCCGGAACCGGTAGAAGCCTGA
- a CDS encoding DUF2190 family protein: protein MKNAYQDGRVLDLTLTSDAKSGELVVEGKLVGVAVTDGKVGDLIAVHVEGVFLLPKLPAAVFAVGASVNWDTAARQAISAAAGADEVANIGFAVNAADAGDLNVHVRLTPGTAEAGDAGGA, encoded by the coding sequence ATGAAGAACGCATATCAGGACGGCCGCGTGCTGGACCTGACCCTGACCAGCGACGCCAAGAGCGGCGAACTGGTGGTCGAGGGCAAGCTCGTCGGTGTCGCCGTCACTGACGGCAAGGTCGGCGATCTCATCGCCGTTCACGTTGAAGGCGTGTTCCTGCTGCCCAAGCTTCCTGCGGCAGTTTTCGCCGTCGGCGCATCGGTGAACTGGGATACCGCCGCACGGCAGGCGATTTCGGCAGCGGCTGGGGCGGACGAGGTCGCCAACATTGGATTTGCCGTCAACGCCGCTGACGCCGGTGATCTGAACGTCCACGTTCGCCTGACCCCCGGAACGGCGGAAGCCGGCGACGCCGGCGGGGCGTAA
- a CDS encoding DUF6148 family protein, protein MCLSSTLLNCWTGHPLAYAVMKTAQEMLDAYIAAEKAVLLGQTYRFGERQLTRADLAEIRVGRKEWQAAVTRAASGGRRARWANADFGGTT, encoded by the coding sequence ATGTGCCTGTCCTCGACTTTGTTGAATTGTTGGACAGGCCACCCTCTAGCCTATGCAGTCATGAAGACTGCTCAAGAAATGCTGGATGCTTACATTGCCGCCGAAAAGGCTGTCCTGCTCGGACAGACCTATCGTTTTGGTGAGCGACAGCTGACGCGGGCAGACCTGGCTGAGATTCGCGTAGGTCGAAAAGAGTGGCAGGCGGCAGTCACGCGGGCGGCGAGCGGCGGTCGGCGTGCTCGCTGGGCGAACGCCGATTTCGGCGGTACGACCTGA
- a CDS encoding phage terminase large subunit family protein has protein sequence MTAQARIHTVLARSLQPRRPLTVSQWCDEHMRLSTKGSSKAGRWVTDRNPPLREPMDNMSARSPVHDQACMFPIQFGKSQIATNSIAYWMDYAPAPIMYALPGEASMNKWVNQKLNPMIEVCKAVRKALSSTASRDSSNQRTFKDFAGGQLYVEHMGSPQRLKSTTVKNLVVDEIDEAPQVLLTGDDPVKMLDGRTSSFPTTYKRLYISTPGITGLSRISKLYEKSDQRRYHLPCPHCGHFQHLQWSGLHWSPDAKHAWYACSECGACIEEHHKADMIAAGRWVPANPDSPIRGYHINCLYYQFGLGPRWIDLVREWLDAQNDPASLKTFVNDRLAETWEDPKMRAVKHNVIADRAEGYRLRHAPRGVLAITVGVDTQDNRLAVHVVGWGRGMTAWTLDYVELAGDPAEEDVWVALTDLLNRPIEREDGVQLRPSATAVDAGGHRTEAVKNYVRQRKITRVMCIFGAVPNNAPILSKGKLADVTWKERTDKRGITIHHVGTVAAKHYLYSRLAADAERQAEARLVRFSDELPQEFFPGLVSEVYNPVKNRFEKRVTRNEPLDTWVYAYAAAHHAEVRLHRFTKSDWDALEAKLAAAVASAGADSRGTHAGAKNSHGDAQGQGTMDSRGTGGQRPAHGGSGARPRSAGFGRDGWGL, from the coding sequence ATGACCGCCCAAGCCCGCATCCACACCGTGCTCGCCCGCTCGCTGCAGCCGCGCCGCCCGCTGACCGTGTCGCAGTGGTGCGATGAGCATATGCGCCTGTCCACCAAGGGCAGCAGCAAGGCCGGCCGCTGGGTGACCGACCGCAATCCGCCGCTGCGCGAGCCGATGGACAACATGTCTGCGCGCAGTCCGGTGCACGACCAGGCCTGCATGTTCCCCATCCAGTTCGGCAAGAGCCAGATCGCCACCAATTCCATCGCCTACTGGATGGACTACGCCCCGGCCCCGATCATGTATGCGCTGCCGGGCGAGGCGTCCATGAACAAGTGGGTGAACCAGAAGCTCAACCCGATGATCGAGGTGTGCAAGGCGGTGCGCAAAGCCCTCAGCAGTACCGCCAGCCGCGACAGCTCCAACCAGCGCACCTTCAAGGACTTCGCAGGTGGCCAGCTCTACGTAGAGCACATGGGCAGTCCGCAGCGCCTCAAATCCACCACGGTCAAGAACCTGGTGGTGGATGAGATTGATGAAGCCCCGCAGGTGCTGCTCACCGGCGATGACCCGGTGAAGATGCTCGACGGGCGCACCTCGTCCTTCCCGACCACCTACAAGCGGCTCTACATCAGCACCCCCGGCATCACCGGGCTGAGCCGGATCTCGAAGCTGTACGAAAAGTCGGATCAACGCCGTTACCACCTGCCGTGCCCGCACTGTGGCCACTTCCAGCACCTGCAGTGGAGCGGGCTGCACTGGTCGCCCGACGCCAAACATGCCTGGTACGCCTGTAGCGAGTGCGGGGCATGTATCGAAGAGCACCACAAGGCCGACATGATCGCCGCTGGCCGCTGGGTGCCTGCCAACCCGGACTCACCCATTCGCGGTTATCACATCAACTGCCTGTACTACCAGTTCGGCCTGGGGCCGCGCTGGATCGACCTGGTGCGCGAGTGGCTGGACGCGCAGAACGATCCGGCCTCCCTGAAGACCTTCGTCAACGACCGTCTGGCCGAGACGTGGGAAGACCCCAAGATGCGGGCGGTCAAGCACAACGTGATCGCCGACCGGGCCGAAGGCTACCGGCTGCGCCACGCGCCGCGCGGCGTCCTGGCCATCACTGTGGGCGTGGATACCCAGGACAATCGCCTTGCGGTTCACGTGGTGGGCTGGGGGCGGGGGATGACCGCCTGGACGCTGGACTATGTCGAGCTGGCTGGCGACCCGGCCGAGGAAGATGTGTGGGTGGCGTTGACGGACCTGCTGAACCGTCCCATCGAACGGGAGGATGGGGTGCAGCTGCGCCCATCGGCTACGGCTGTCGACGCCGGTGGCCACCGCACCGAGGCGGTTAAGAACTATGTGCGCCAGCGCAAGATCACCCGCGTGATGTGCATCTTCGGTGCGGTGCCCAACAACGCACCCATCCTCTCCAAGGGCAAGCTGGCGGACGTGACGTGGAAGGAGCGCACCGACAAGCGCGGCATTACGATTCATCATGTTGGCACCGTGGCGGCCAAGCACTACCTCTATAGCCGGTTGGCCGCCGACGCCGAGCGGCAGGCCGAGGCGCGACTGGTGCGCTTCAGTGATGAGTTGCCGCAAGAGTTCTTCCCTGGGCTGGTGTCGGAGGTCTACAACCCGGTCAAGAACCGGTTCGAGAAGCGGGTCACGCGCAATGAACCGCTCGACACATGGGTGTACGCCTATGCCGCCGCGCATCACGCGGAGGTGCGTCTGCACCGATTTACGAAGTCCGACTGGGACGCATTGGAAGCAAAGTTGGCAGCAGCAGTTGCAAGCGCGGGTGCGGATTCCCGTGGAACACACGCGGGTGCCAAGAACAGTCATGGCGATGCGCAAGGACAGGGCACTATGGATTCCCGTGGAACAGGCGGTCAGCGGCCGGCGCATGGTGGCTCCGGTGCGCGGCCGCGCAGCGCAGGTTTCGGGCGTGACGGATGGGGTCTGTAA
- a CDS encoding structural protein P5, giving the protein MNSADTPRGVRNNNPGNIDRTAVVWQGEDRSAAALAEERRFCVFNTPEAGFRALAKTLLTYQSKHGLRTVRDMINRWAPPVENNTSAYVRQVANEVGVGATEIVSLSRPVTLFRMVRAIARHENGGLFWADSVIEQGVNEALN; this is encoded by the coding sequence ATGAACAGCGCCGATACGCCGCGTGGCGTGCGCAACAACAACCCGGGCAACATCGACCGCACCGCCGTGGTGTGGCAGGGCGAAGACCGCTCCGCCGCCGCCCTGGCGGAGGAGCGGCGCTTCTGTGTGTTCAACACGCCCGAGGCCGGCTTCCGCGCCCTGGCAAAGACCCTGCTCACGTATCAGAGCAAGCATGGCTTGCGCACCGTCCGGGACATGATTAACCGCTGGGCACCGCCGGTTGAGAACAACACCTCGGCATATGTACGCCAGGTTGCCAACGAGGTTGGCGTCGGTGCTACCGAGATCGTGTCTCTGTCGCGCCCGGTGACCCTGTTCCGCATGGTCCGCGCGATTGCCCGGCACGAGAACGGTGGACTGTTCTGGGCCGATTCCGTGATCGAGCAGGGTGTGAACGAGGCGCTGAACTGA
- a CDS encoding DUF5906 domain-containing protein: MSANYTDVLGQLTAAGLILDTLDTSGRMVRCRIEGSRERRGWYVLHELNTSSGDTLIVGTFGVWHGNDNGAQKVELHKRDSAFSQEQREALKRRLAEDRRRAEAARLEQNRRAAARATAAWNRALPEGEADYLVDKAVQAFGLRYGRSSVALVPLLDPNGSVHGLQVLRSAKQAKASNKPAKEFWPPGLAKKGHFHLIGGTPQWILLVAEGYATASTLHMATGYPVAVAFDAGNLMPVAASLAKRYRSAKVLVCGDDDVLQKCRRCKSRLVLADAPEICPTCGESHGASNAGLLGAEAAAMDVGGAVLLPSFADEEDRRERFIDTGRKISDFNDLHVLEGLHVVRSQVEARITELSWRPRSENYAPLLTTTGDGGKAKLKPIDSLDELLERFALVYGQGGTVFDHKEHMLMALADMGHACVRRELHRAWMEHPGRSIVRVREVDFDPSGTKEGVTCNLFAGWPTTPRAGECSKLLHLLWHMCGNESNQKALYDWVLKWLAYPLQHPGAKMKSTIVIHGPQGTGKNMFFDEYMKLFGDYGRVLDQAALEDKFNDWASRKLFLLADEVVARTEVYHLKNKLKALITGDRIRINPKNIQAYEEDNHANLVFLSNEAMPVVLEEDDRRHAVIWTPDKLTQAFYEEALEEIRNGGTAALHDYLLRLDLTGFTNGTNPPMTDAKRELIGLSQDSPQRFLDELYGNDIPGVKPRPALSKEWYELYKVWCNKEGVRPAPNPKFVNALVRKRQILHPDRARKRYIVGQNTLGPHGFLMLGPTKPEDDRSEQAFLGDELVAFRNAFNDYRGRA; the protein is encoded by the coding sequence ATGTCTGCCAATTACACTGATGTGCTCGGTCAGCTCACTGCAGCTGGCCTGATTCTCGACACCTTGGACACCAGCGGACGCATGGTGCGCTGCCGGATTGAAGGGTCACGCGAGCGTCGGGGCTGGTACGTGCTGCATGAACTCAACACCAGCAGCGGCGACACGCTGATCGTCGGCACCTTCGGCGTTTGGCACGGCAACGACAACGGCGCGCAGAAGGTCGAACTGCACAAGCGTGACAGCGCTTTCAGCCAGGAGCAGCGTGAGGCGCTCAAGCGCCGGCTGGCCGAGGACCGCCGCAGGGCCGAAGCGGCGCGCCTGGAGCAGAACCGGCGCGCGGCGGCGCGGGCGACGGCGGCCTGGAACAGGGCACTGCCCGAGGGCGAGGCCGACTACCTGGTCGACAAGGCGGTGCAGGCATTTGGGCTGCGGTACGGTCGAAGCAGTGTTGCGCTGGTGCCGCTGCTGGACCCGAACGGCTCCGTGCACGGCCTGCAGGTGCTGCGCAGTGCCAAGCAGGCCAAGGCCAGCAACAAACCGGCCAAAGAATTCTGGCCGCCGGGCCTGGCCAAGAAGGGCCACTTCCACCTGATCGGTGGCACACCGCAGTGGATCCTGCTGGTAGCCGAAGGATATGCCACGGCCTCGACGCTGCACATGGCAACCGGCTACCCGGTAGCCGTGGCGTTCGATGCCGGCAACCTGATGCCGGTCGCTGCGTCCTTGGCAAAGCGGTATCGCAGCGCCAAGGTGCTGGTCTGCGGTGATGATGACGTGCTGCAGAAGTGCCGACGCTGCAAGTCGCGCCTGGTGCTGGCCGACGCCCCGGAGATCTGTCCGACCTGCGGCGAATCGCACGGTGCGTCCAACGCCGGCCTGCTCGGCGCGGAAGCGGCGGCGATGGACGTGGGCGGGGCGGTGCTGTTGCCCAGCTTCGCCGACGAAGAAGACCGGCGCGAGCGCTTCATCGACACCGGTCGCAAGATCAGCGACTTCAACGACCTGCACGTGCTCGAAGGCCTGCACGTCGTGCGCAGCCAGGTCGAGGCCCGCATCACGGAGCTTTCGTGGCGTCCCCGTAGCGAAAACTACGCGCCTTTGCTCACCACCACCGGGGACGGGGGCAAAGCCAAGCTCAAGCCCATTGATTCTCTGGACGAACTGCTGGAGCGGTTCGCGCTGGTGTACGGGCAGGGCGGCACGGTGTTCGATCACAAAGAACACATGCTCATGGCCCTAGCCGACATGGGCCATGCCTGCGTGCGCCGCGAGCTGCACCGGGCCTGGATGGAGCACCCGGGCCGATCCATCGTGCGCGTGCGCGAGGTCGACTTCGATCCCTCCGGCACCAAGGAAGGGGTGACCTGCAACCTGTTCGCCGGCTGGCCGACGACACCCAGGGCCGGTGAGTGCTCCAAGCTGCTGCACCTGCTCTGGCACATGTGCGGCAACGAATCCAACCAGAAGGCCCTCTACGACTGGGTCCTGAAATGGCTGGCGTACCCGTTGCAGCACCCCGGGGCCAAGATGAAGAGCACCATCGTCATCCACGGCCCGCAGGGCACCGGCAAGAACATGTTCTTCGATGAGTACATGAAACTGTTCGGGGACTATGGGCGGGTGCTGGATCAGGCCGCGCTGGAAGACAAGTTCAACGACTGGGCCAGCCGCAAGCTGTTCCTGCTGGCCGACGAAGTGGTCGCCCGCACCGAGGTCTACCACCTCAAGAACAAGCTCAAGGCGCTGATCACCGGCGACCGGATCCGCATCAACCCCAAGAACATCCAGGCCTATGAAGAGGACAACCACGCCAACCTGGTGTTCCTGTCCAACGAGGCCATGCCGGTCGTGCTGGAAGAAGACGACCGCCGGCACGCGGTGATCTGGACGCCGGACAAGCTGACACAGGCGTTCTACGAAGAGGCGTTGGAGGAGATCCGCAACGGCGGCACCGCCGCCTTGCACGACTACCTGTTGCGGCTGGACCTGACCGGGTTCACCAACGGCACCAATCCGCCGATGACCGATGCCAAGCGCGAGCTGATCGGTCTGAGCCAGGACAGCCCGCAGCGGTTCCTGGATGAGCTCTATGGCAACGACATCCCGGGCGTGAAGCCCCGGCCGGCGCTGTCCAAAGAGTGGTATGAGCTCTACAAGGTCTGGTGCAACAAGGAGGGCGTGCGCCCCGCGCCCAACCCCAAGTTCGTCAACGCCCTGGTGCGCAAGCGGCAGATCCTCCACCCGGACCGGGCACGCAAGCGCTACATCGTGGGCCAGAACACCCTGGGCCCGCACGGGTTCTTGATGCTCGGCCCGACCAAGCCGGAGGACGACCGCAGCGAGCAGGCCTTCCTGGGCGATGAACTGGTGGCCTTCCGCAACGCCTTCAACGACTACCGGGGGCGCGCATGA
- a CDS encoding XRE family transcriptional regulator — translation MLIRLSINALLARQACCRPAANCSGFIAASLKAASARGDFVRPARISLTAFGVTPIPTANRSTVAPARSNPSMWDFQSMDRQATEFCNYRQQHSVTGFCDHSSMETIGTRVRRERESQNMDRRELAAKSGVGYSTLSELERGGMQTTTKLRVIADALGVSQQWLETGKGQKNPTEPASVSTVLETETPAGYVRFDLFEGGAGMGVGLVNQDFPEVVRTIEIAEWEVRKKLGYLPAPGRIQIITGRGPSMRPKLEDGDIVWIDTTCDYFDGDDYYLINIGGETQIKMLQRRGDGMYVVSINPDFPTYRADEGEVSILGKALMHAGLRRF, via the coding sequence TTGCTCATCCGGCTGTCGATCAACGCCCTGTTGGCTCGGCAAGCTTGCTGCCGGCCAGCAGCGAACTGCTCAGGCTTCATCGCCGCCAGCCTGAAGGCCGCGTCAGCACGGGGAGACTTTGTCCGTCCGGCCCGGATTTCTCTGACAGCATTTGGTGTGACGCCCATTCCGACCGCCAACAGATCAACTGTCGCGCCGGCGCGTAGTAACCCTTCGATGTGGGATTTCCAGTCCATGGACAGGCAAGCTACAGAATTCTGCAATTACCGTCAACAGCATTCTGTTACAGGGTTCTGTGACCATTCGTCCATGGAGACTATTGGCACCCGCGTTCGCCGAGAGCGCGAATCTCAAAATATGGATCGGCGTGAGCTGGCCGCCAAGAGCGGGGTCGGCTATAGCACCCTCTCGGAGCTGGAGCGCGGAGGCATGCAGACGACCACGAAGCTGCGGGTCATAGCAGACGCCTTGGGGGTCTCTCAGCAATGGCTGGAAACCGGGAAAGGGCAAAAAAATCCTACGGAACCAGCGTCAGTCTCAACAGTCTTAGAGACTGAGACCCCCGCCGGATATGTTCGCTTCGACTTGTTCGAAGGGGGTGCCGGGATGGGGGTGGGGTTGGTGAATCAGGACTTCCCTGAGGTCGTGCGCACCATCGAGATTGCAGAGTGGGAGGTCCGTAAGAAGCTCGGCTACCTGCCAGCACCTGGGCGCATCCAAATCATCACCGGACGCGGCCCATCCATGCGGCCCAAACTGGAAGATGGTGACATCGTATGGATCGACACGACATGTGATTACTTCGATGGCGACGACTACTATCTGATCAACATCGGCGGCGAAACGCAGATCAAAATGCTGCAACGGCGCGGCGATGGGATGTATGTCGTCAGCATCAACCCGGACTTCCCAACCTATCGCGCAGACGAAGGTGAGGTGTCCATTCTGGGTAAAGCCCTAATGCACGCGGGCCTCAGACGCTTCTAG